Proteins encoded by one window of Deinococcus seoulensis:
- a CDS encoding SDR family oxidoreductase — MSRVWFITGASRGFGREFALAALNRGDRVAATARTLSTLDDLKAHGEAFLPIELDVTDRAADFAAVQQAHAHFGQLDIVVNNAGYGHFGFFEEISEQEARDQLETNVFGAMWITQAALPIMRAQGGGHIIQVSSMGGQVAFPSLSIYHASKWALEGMSEALAQEVAAQGIRVTLVEPGAYGTDWAGTSANHSQPNPVYDGFRQAMAERGAGTQMGDPAAAARALLNVVDSEHPPLRVLFGTQAYDVVQGITAQRVQTWKDWETVSREAQG; from the coding sequence ATGTCCAGAGTCTGGTTCATCACCGGCGCGTCACGCGGCTTCGGCCGGGAATTCGCCCTCGCTGCCCTGAATCGCGGGGATCGCGTCGCCGCCACCGCCCGCACCCTCAGCACCCTCGACGACCTGAAAGCCCACGGTGAGGCGTTCCTGCCCATCGAACTCGACGTGACCGACCGCGCCGCCGATTTCGCGGCCGTGCAGCAGGCGCACGCGCACTTCGGGCAGCTGGACATCGTCGTGAACAACGCCGGGTACGGCCACTTCGGGTTCTTCGAGGAGATCAGCGAACAGGAAGCCCGCGACCAGCTGGAAACCAACGTGTTCGGCGCCATGTGGATCACGCAGGCTGCGCTGCCGATCATGCGCGCCCAGGGCGGCGGGCACATCATTCAGGTGTCCAGCATGGGCGGGCAGGTGGCGTTCCCCAGCCTGAGCATCTACCACGCCTCCAAGTGGGCGCTGGAAGGCATGAGCGAGGCGCTCGCGCAGGAGGTCGCCGCGCAGGGCATCCGGGTCACGCTGGTGGAACCCGGCGCGTACGGCACCGACTGGGCCGGCACGTCCGCCAACCACTCGCAGCCCAACCCCGTATACGACGGGTTCCGTCAGGCCATGGCGGAGCGCGGCGCCGGTACGCAGATGGGCGACCCGGCCGCCGCCGCCCGCGCCCTGCTGAACGTCGTGGACAGCGAGCACCCGCCGCTGCGCGTCCTGTTCGGCACGCAGGCCTACGACGTGGTGCAGGGCATCACGGCGCAGCGCGTGCAGACCTGGAAGGACTGGGAAACCGTGTCCCGCGAGGCGCAGGGCTGA
- a CDS encoding NADPH-dependent FMN reductase gives MPRIGVIVGSTRQGRFADQVMAWLTPFLEGRTDLSFETLDLRDFDLPFFDERASNAYAPTQNAEGRRWQETLAGFDGFIFLVAEYNHAPTAALKNALDYAYPEWQRKPGACVGYGGVGGARAVEGLRTILIELQMAPVRHAVHIAGNDFYAAVTGQRPLGALTYLDASVNAMLDDLSWWTHALNAARTATA, from the coding sequence ATGCCGCGCATCGGTGTCATCGTCGGCAGCACCCGCCAGGGCCGCTTCGCGGATCAGGTCATGGCGTGGCTCACGCCGTTCCTGGAGGGGCGAACCGACCTGAGTTTCGAGACCCTCGACCTGCGTGACTTCGACCTGCCGTTCTTCGACGAGCGGGCCTCGAACGCCTACGCCCCCACGCAGAACGCAGAGGGCCGCCGCTGGCAGGAGACGCTGGCCGGATTCGACGGGTTCATCTTCCTGGTCGCCGAGTACAACCACGCCCCGACCGCCGCCCTGAAAAACGCGCTGGACTACGCGTACCCGGAATGGCAACGCAAACCCGGCGCCTGCGTCGGCTACGGCGGGGTCGGCGGCGCCCGCGCCGTGGAGGGGCTACGGACCATCCTGATCGAACTGCAGATGGCGCCCGTGCGGCACGCCGTGCACATCGCCGGGAACGACTTCTACGCCGCCGTGACCGGACAGCGGCCCCTGGGTGCCCTCACGTACCTGGACGCCAGCGTGAACGCCATGCTGGACGACCTGTCCTGGTGGACGCACGCGCTGAACGCCGCCCGCACCGCCACGGCCTGA
- the rhaS gene encoding rhamnose ABC transporter substrate-binding protein — MKKRSLLLSALALGSLATLAYAQTPALKKGLKITLLPKNINNPYNVIQTGGGAAAGKETGAVVKVVGPSDAGASSQVSYINTAIAQRQDALILAANDANALLPYLARAKASGMKIVTMDSDTAVSGRTLFINQANSEGIGRAQVQLLGKLIGYKGDIAVLSATPNATNQNTWIKWMQEELKLPKYKDMKLVKIAYGNDDDQKSFTEMQGLIQAYPNLKGVISPTTVGISAGARYLSTSPSKGKVMLTGLGTPNQMRAFVKDGTVTAFQLWNPADVGYLATYAAAALVSGQISGKQGEKFKAGKLGEYTIGKNGEIIVGPPYTFDKANIDKFDF; from the coding sequence ATGAAAAAGCGTTCCCTGCTGCTGTCCGCACTTGCCCTCGGCTCCCTCGCCACCCTGGCCTACGCGCAGACGCCCGCCCTGAAAAAGGGCCTGAAGATCACGCTGCTTCCCAAGAACATCAACAACCCCTACAACGTCATCCAGACGGGCGGCGGCGCCGCGGCCGGCAAGGAGACCGGCGCGGTCGTCAAGGTCGTCGGTCCGTCCGACGCGGGCGCCAGCAGTCAGGTCAGTTACATCAACACCGCCATCGCCCAGCGGCAGGACGCCCTGATCCTCGCCGCGAACGACGCCAACGCCCTGCTGCCGTACCTCGCGCGGGCCAAGGCGAGCGGCATGAAGATCGTCACCATGGACTCCGACACCGCCGTGTCGGGACGCACGCTGTTCATCAACCAGGCGAACAGCGAGGGCATCGGCCGCGCGCAGGTTCAGCTTCTCGGCAAGCTCATCGGATACAAGGGTGACATCGCCGTCCTGAGTGCCACGCCGAACGCCACGAACCAGAACACCTGGATCAAGTGGATGCAGGAAGAACTCAAACTGCCCAAGTACAAGGACATGAAACTCGTCAAGATCGCGTACGGCAACGACGACGACCAGAAGTCCTTCACCGAGATGCAGGGCCTGATCCAGGCGTACCCGAACCTGAAGGGCGTCATCTCGCCCACCACGGTCGGCATCAGCGCCGGCGCGCGCTACCTGTCCACCAGCCCCAGCAAGGGCAAGGTCATGCTCACCGGCCTCGGCACGCCCAACCAGATGCGCGCGTTCGTCAAGGACGGCACCGTCACCGCCTTCCAGCTGTGGAATCCCGCCGACGTCGGCTACCTTGCCACGTACGCCGCCGCCGCGCTCGTCAGCGGGCAGATCAGCGGCAAGCAGGGCGAGAAGTTCAAGGCCGGGAAACTCGGCGAGTACACCATCGGCAAGAACGGCGAGATCATCGTCGGGCCGCCCTACACCTTCGACAAGGCCAACATCGACAAGTTCGACTTCTGA
- a CDS encoding ABC transporter permease, producing MKTLRNLPGWETTLALLVIVALLGGGLLSRDFLTTQNLSFLTANFSEILLMALTMTLLVIVAEIDLSVASILGLCSAVLGVLFAAGVPMPLAILASFVAGGLAGLLNGLLVTRLGLPSLAVTIGTLALYRGLAFVLLGDRAVAEFPQAYTNFGFGTVPGTLIPIPIALGVALAILTAVILHATPFGRSLYAIGANEVAARFSGLRVERTKLLLFVMSGLMSALAGVVYTFRFASARGDNAAGFELGVIAAVLLGGVSIFGGRGSVVGAVLAVFLIGLINGALTIVDVSNEILTIVTGLLLIGSVLVPNLVARVQTARQRRTSREATVSP from the coding sequence ATGAAGACCCTGCGGAACCTGCCCGGCTGGGAGACCACCCTGGCCCTGCTCGTGATCGTCGCGCTGCTCGGCGGCGGCCTGCTCTCCAGGGACTTCCTGACCACCCAGAACCTGTCGTTCCTGACCGCGAACTTCAGCGAGATCCTGCTCATGGCGCTGACCATGACCCTGCTCGTGATCGTGGCCGAGATCGACCTGTCCGTGGCGAGCATCCTGGGCCTGTGCTCGGCCGTGCTGGGCGTGCTGTTCGCGGCGGGCGTGCCCATGCCGCTGGCGATTCTCGCGTCCTTCGTCGCCGGTGGGCTGGCGGGCCTGCTCAACGGTCTGCTCGTCACGCGGCTGGGCCTGCCGTCGCTGGCCGTGACCATCGGCACGCTCGCCCTGTACCGCGGACTGGCCTTCGTGCTGCTCGGCGACCGCGCCGTCGCGGAGTTCCCGCAGGCCTACACGAACTTCGGCTTCGGCACGGTGCCCGGCACGCTGATTCCCATTCCCATCGCGCTGGGCGTCGCACTGGCGATCCTGACCGCCGTGATCCTGCACGCCACGCCGTTCGGGCGCTCGCTGTACGCCATCGGCGCGAACGAGGTCGCCGCGCGCTTCTCCGGGCTGCGGGTCGAACGCACCAAGCTGCTGCTGTTCGTGATGTCCGGCCTGATGTCCGCCCTGGCCGGCGTGGTGTACACCTTCCGCTTCGCCAGTGCGCGCGGCGACAACGCGGCCGGCTTCGAACTCGGCGTGATCGCGGCCGTGCTGCTGGGCGGGGTCAGCATCTTCGGCGGGCGCGGCTCGGTGGTCGGCGCGGTGCTGGCCGTGTTCCTGATCGGCCTGATCAACGGCGCGCTGACCATCGTGGACGTCAGCAACGAGATCCTCACCATCGTGACCGGCCTGCTCCTGATCGGGTCGGTGCTCGTCCCGAACCTCGTGGCCCGCGTGCAGACCGCCCGGCAGCGGCGGACATCCAGGGAGGCCACCGTGAGCCCCTGA
- a CDS encoding ABC transporter permease, with amino-acid sequence MTRSDTVPTPATSDAPGLLTRLLRAREAGLIGLLLLVTLGTAAINPLFLGAGSVRDLLLNVAIIALLVVGATTVLVMKHVDLSISSVVGLSAFLTGSLFMAYPGLPVPLALLFGLALGAALGSVNGLLVAYGRVPALVATLGTLYVFRGVTYAVVDGGQINASNLPAGFLSFGTGSVLGVPNLVLLVLVVMLGFGAYLGSWRGGREYYALGSNAEAAVLAGISVTRRTMTGFVLSGAIAGLAGVLYLARFGTVDATAGTGLELQVIAAAVVGGVSIGGGVGTLLGAGIGALLLGVMGSALVTLRAPGFYQQAIQGALLLGAISVDMLVARRAARHLQAAPERDRRTK; translated from the coding sequence ATGACCCGCAGTGACACTGTCCCCACCCCGGCCACGTCGGACGCGCCGGGCCTGCTGACCCGGCTGCTGCGCGCCCGCGAGGCCGGACTGATCGGGCTGCTGCTGCTCGTCACGCTGGGCACGGCGGCCATCAACCCGCTGTTCCTGGGAGCGGGCAGCGTGCGCGACCTGCTGCTGAACGTGGCGATCATCGCGCTGCTGGTCGTCGGCGCCACCACTGTACTCGTGATGAAGCACGTGGACCTCAGCATCAGCAGCGTGGTCGGCCTGAGCGCGTTCCTGACCGGGTCGCTGTTCATGGCGTACCCGGGGTTGCCGGTCCCGCTGGCGCTGCTGTTCGGCCTCGCGCTGGGGGCCGCGCTGGGTTCCGTGAACGGCCTGCTCGTCGCGTACGGGCGGGTACCGGCGCTGGTCGCCACGCTCGGCACGCTGTACGTCTTCCGGGGCGTCACGTACGCCGTCGTGGACGGCGGGCAGATCAACGCCTCGAACCTGCCGGCCGGGTTCCTGAGTTTCGGCACCGGCAGTGTGCTGGGCGTCCCGAACCTCGTGCTGCTGGTGCTGGTGGTCATGCTGGGCTTCGGGGCGTACCTGGGCTCGTGGCGCGGCGGGCGCGAGTACTACGCGCTCGGCTCGAACGCCGAGGCGGCCGTGCTGGCTGGGATCAGCGTCACGCGGCGCACCATGACGGGCTTCGTCCTGAGCGGCGCCATCGCGGGACTGGCGGGCGTGCTGTACCTCGCGCGCTTCGGCACCGTGGACGCCACCGCCGGCACGGGCCTGGAGTTGCAGGTCATCGCGGCGGCCGTGGTGGGCGGCGTGAGCATCGGCGGCGGGGTCGGCACGCTGCTCGGCGCGGGCATCGGCGCGCTGCTGCTGGGCGTGATGGGCAGCGCCCTGGTGACCCTGCGCGCGCCGGGTTTCTACCAGCAGGCCATCCAGGGCGCGCTGCTGCTCGGGGCGATCAGCGTGGACATGCTCGTCGCCCGGCGCGCGGCGCGGCATCTTCAGGCCGCCCCGGAACGTGACAGGAGGACAAAATGA
- a CDS encoding sugar ABC transporter ATP-binding protein — MGSVTVAVGTPGGTDTGRAHSLLTLTNASKSFGPVQALRDVSIELFPGEAHALLGENGAGKSTFVKILAGVHRPDSGTLVVGGAEQHFHSPADARDAGIAIIYQEPTLFPDLSVAENVLMGRQPRGALGRIDVRAMRSRVSGLLAELGVPLDPARPVRGLSIADQQLVEIAKALSLDARVLIMDEPTAALTLQETERLFRVVRSLRARGAAVLFITHRLEEVFAECQRVTVMRDGTWVSSGPVTDYDTDIVVRQMVGRDLGELYPRGDAQVGEVALSVRNLSQPGVFRDISFEVRRGEIVGLAGLVGAGRSEVARAIFGVDPRVGGEVRVGGHVLPAGNPRAVMDAGLGLVPEDRRAQGLVMDMSIERNANLAVLNRLTGGLLMNRAAEARNAQEWTSKLQLKAHRLSDPASSLSGGNQQKVVLAKWLATNPSVLIVDEPTRGIDVGAKAEVHRTLAELAAQGLAVLMISSDLPEVLGMADRILVMREGTLVGELSRAQGSEEAVMYLATGQRAGAVDGAA; from the coding sequence ATGGGTTCTGTCACGGTGGCTGTCGGAACCCCAGGGGGAACCGACACGGGCCGCGCCCACTCCCTCCTGACCCTCACGAACGCCAGCAAGTCCTTCGGGCCGGTGCAGGCGCTGCGGGACGTGAGTATCGAACTGTTCCCCGGCGAGGCGCACGCGCTGCTGGGCGAGAACGGCGCGGGCAAGAGCACCTTCGTGAAGATCCTGGCGGGCGTGCACCGCCCCGACTCGGGCACGCTGGTGGTGGGCGGCGCGGAACAGCACTTCCACTCGCCCGCCGACGCGCGGGACGCGGGGATCGCGATCATCTACCAGGAACCCACCCTGTTCCCGGACCTGAGCGTGGCCGAGAACGTCCTGATGGGCCGTCAGCCGCGCGGCGCGCTCGGGCGGATCGACGTGCGGGCCATGCGCTCGCGGGTATCGGGCCTGCTCGCGGAACTGGGCGTGCCGCTCGACCCGGCGCGGCCCGTGCGGGGCCTGAGCATCGCGGATCAGCAGCTCGTGGAGATCGCCAAGGCGCTGTCGCTGGACGCGCGCGTGCTGATCATGGACGAACCCACGGCCGCCCTGACCCTCCAGGAGACCGAGCGGCTGTTCCGGGTCGTGCGCTCGCTGCGCGCGCGGGGCGCGGCGGTGCTGTTCATCACGCACCGGCTGGAGGAGGTCTTCGCGGAGTGCCAGCGCGTGACCGTCATGCGCGACGGCACGTGGGTCAGCAGCGGCCCCGTCACCGACTACGACACGGACATCGTGGTGCGGCAGATGGTGGGCCGTGACCTGGGCGAACTGTACCCGCGCGGCGACGCGCAGGTGGGTGAGGTCGCCCTGAGCGTCCGGAACCTGTCGCAGCCGGGCGTGTTCCGCGACATCAGCTTCGAGGTCCGGCGGGGCGAGATCGTCGGGCTGGCCGGACTGGTCGGCGCGGGCCGCAGCGAGGTGGCCCGCGCGATCTTCGGCGTGGATCCCCGCGTGGGCGGCGAGGTGCGGGTCGGCGGGCACGTCCTGCCGGCCGGGAATCCGCGCGCCGTGATGGACGCCGGGCTGGGCCTCGTGCCCGAAGACCGCCGCGCGCAGGGCCTCGTGATGGACATGAGCATCGAACGCAACGCGAACCTCGCGGTCCTGAACCGCCTGACGGGCGGCCTGCTGATGAACCGCGCAGCCGAGGCCCGAAACGCCCAGGAGTGGACGTCGAAGCTGCAACTCAAGGCGCACCGCCTGAGCGACCCGGCCAGCAGCCTGTCGGGCGGGAACCAGCAGAAGGTCGTGCTCGCAAAGTGGCTGGCGACGAACCCCAGCGTGCTGATCGTGGATGAACCCACGCGCGGCATCGACGTGGGCGCGAAGGCCGAGGTGCACCGCACCCTGGCGGAACTCGCCGCGCAGGGCCTCGCGGTGCTGATGATCTCCAGCGACCTGCCGGAGGTGCTCGGCATGGCCGACCGGATTCTGGTCATGCGTGAGGGCACCCTGGTCGGGGAACTCAGCCGCGCGCAGGGCAGCGAGGAGGCCGTGATGTACCTCGCGACCGGGCAGCGGGCCGGGGCCGTGGACGGCGCAGCGTGA
- a CDS encoding L-rhamnose mutarotase, whose amino-acid sequence MQRVCFQLQVRPDRLDEYRTRHRAVWPEMLAALRSTGWHNYSLFLRPDGLLTGYFETPSLQAARDGMARTDVNARWQAEMAPFFVELQGTPDQGFLQLEEVFHLE is encoded by the coding sequence ATGCAACGAGTCTGCTTCCAGCTTCAGGTGCGCCCAGACCGCCTGGACGAGTACAGAACCCGCCACCGCGCCGTCTGGCCCGAGATGCTCGCCGCCCTGCGGAGCACCGGCTGGCATAACTACTCACTGTTCCTGCGCCCTGACGGCCTGCTGACCGGCTACTTCGAAACACCCAGCCTCCAGGCCGCCCGCGACGGCATGGCCCGCACCGACGTGAACGCCCGCTGGCAGGCCGAGATGGCCCCGTTCTTCGTGGAACTTCAGGGCACGCCGGACCAGGGATTCCTGCAACTGGAGGAGGTGTTTCACCTTGAGTAA
- a CDS encoding DeoR/GlpR family DNA-binding transcription regulator: MSNELTGLLPGRQQDILRRALTSKIVRIKDLSAELGVHEMTVRRDIDALCEQGKLQRVHGGAQLLERTAEELSQTLRAGQNVEAKERIARAALNLIQDGDTVALDASTTSLALARLLPTRKVQAIACSLDAANVLAAGGVPFLMVGGNFHAPARSFVGAFFLDTLARLHPDLVFFSAKGYSPGAGFTDPHLPEVGSKQALIRSGSSVVALVDHSKFGRRALATIATHADVNTVITDREPGDEYRSQFDADDIQLILAP, translated from the coding sequence ATGTCCAACGAACTCACGGGCCTGCTCCCAGGCAGGCAGCAGGACATCCTGCGCCGCGCACTGACCAGCAAGATTGTGCGCATCAAGGACCTGTCTGCAGAACTCGGCGTGCACGAGATGACCGTCCGCCGCGACATCGACGCCCTGTGTGAGCAGGGCAAACTTCAGCGCGTGCACGGCGGCGCGCAACTCCTGGAACGCACCGCCGAGGAACTCTCACAGACGCTGCGCGCCGGGCAGAACGTCGAGGCCAAGGAACGGATCGCACGCGCCGCCCTGAACCTCATTCAGGACGGCGACACCGTCGCACTCGACGCCAGCACCACCAGCCTCGCCCTGGCACGCCTGCTGCCCACCCGTAAAGTGCAGGCCATCGCGTGCTCACTTGACGCCGCAAACGTGCTGGCCGCCGGAGGGGTGCCGTTCCTGATGGTCGGCGGGAACTTCCACGCACCGGCGCGCTCCTTCGTGGGCGCGTTCTTCCTCGACACGCTGGCGCGCCTGCATCCGGACCTGGTGTTCTTCAGTGCCAAGGGCTACTCGCCGGGCGCCGGCTTCACCGACCCGCACCTGCCGGAGGTCGGCAGCAAGCAGGCCCTGATCCGCTCGGGCAGCTCCGTGGTCGCGCTTGTGGATCACAGCAAGTTCGGCCGCCGCGCCCTGGCGACCATCGCCACGCACGCCGACGTGAACACCGTGATCACCGACCGCGAACCAGGCGACGAGTACCGCTCGCAGTTCGACGCCGACGACATCCAGCTCATCCTCGCCCCCTGA
- the rhaI gene encoding L-rhamnose isomerase: MTQLTDDLNAALSRQRIETPSWGYGNSGTRFKTFAAPGAARDVFEKLDDAAEVHRLTGVAPSVALHIPWDEVDDYAALGRYARERGVEIGAINPNVFQDDVYRLGSVTHPDEAVREQAVSHLLDCVDVMRQTGSRDLSLWFADGTNYAGQDDLRRRKHAMRAALKRVHDALPENARMLVEYKLFEPAFYATDLFDWGAAYAHCVAIGDRAQVLVDLGHHAQGVNIEQIVAFLLDEGRLGGFHFNARRYADDDLIVGTGNPFELFCIYAELVAAEHSTDQVTRSTAQHVAYMIDQSHNIEPKVEAMLQSVLNCQEAYAKALLIDRDALREAQQAGDVLAAHRALTDAFRTDVRSLLAEWREVHGLPTDPIAAHRASAYQQTVTRERGTAQGGGGYPVREKVMGT; encoded by the coding sequence ATGACCCAGTTGACCGACGACCTGAACGCCGCCCTCTCCCGACAACGCATCGAGACTCCCAGCTGGGGGTACGGCAACAGCGGCACGCGCTTCAAGACCTTCGCCGCCCCCGGCGCGGCCCGCGACGTCTTTGAAAAGCTCGACGACGCCGCCGAGGTGCACCGCCTGACCGGCGTCGCGCCCAGCGTCGCCCTGCACATCCCCTGGGACGAGGTCGACGACTACGCCGCCCTGGGCCGGTACGCGCGGGAACGCGGCGTGGAGATCGGCGCGATCAACCCGAACGTCTTCCAGGACGACGTGTACCGCCTGGGCAGCGTCACGCACCCGGACGAGGCCGTGCGCGAACAGGCCGTTTCTCACCTGCTCGACTGCGTGGACGTCATGCGGCAGACCGGCAGCCGCGACCTGAGCCTGTGGTTCGCGGACGGCACCAACTACGCCGGGCAGGACGACCTGCGCCGCCGAAAGCACGCCATGCGCGCCGCCCTGAAACGCGTCCACGACGCCCTCCCAGAGAACGCCCGCATGCTCGTCGAGTACAAGCTGTTCGAACCGGCCTTCTACGCGACCGACCTGTTCGACTGGGGCGCGGCGTACGCGCACTGCGTCGCCATCGGCGACAGGGCGCAGGTGCTCGTGGACCTGGGGCACCACGCGCAGGGCGTGAACATCGAGCAGATCGTCGCGTTCCTGCTCGACGAGGGCCGCCTGGGCGGCTTCCACTTCAATGCGCGGCGCTACGCGGACGACGACCTGATCGTCGGCACGGGCAACCCCTTCGAGCTGTTCTGCATCTACGCCGAACTCGTCGCCGCAGAGCACAGCACGGATCAGGTGACGCGTTCCACCGCGCAGCACGTCGCGTACATGATCGACCAGAGCCACAACATCGAACCCAAGGTCGAGGCGATGCTCCAGTCCGTCCTGAACTGCCAGGAAGCGTACGCCAAGGCCCTGCTGATCGACCGGGACGCGCTGAGGGAAGCGCAGCAGGCCGGGGACGTGCTCGCCGCGCACCGCGCCCTGACCGACGCCTTCAGGACCGACGTGCGCTCCCTGCTCGCCGAATGGCGGGAGGTGCACGGGCTGCCCACCGATCCCATCGCCGCGCACCGCGCCAGCGCGTACCAGCAGACCGTCACCCGCGAGCGCGGCACCGCGCAGGGCGGCGGCGGGTACCCCGTCAGGGAGAAGGTCATGGGGACGTAG
- a CDS encoding bifunctional aldolase/short-chain dehydrogenase: MTTTHPKTTIANRWNDAEAPSGDGLASLTYRSNLLGADRTLVNIYGGNTSTKSVEKDHLGRDVTVLWVKGSGSDIASITPAGFAGLKLDEVLPLFDRPGMTDEEMTAYLDRTAFEPSRPRQSIETLLHAFVPARHVDHTHPDAIIAVACTPRGPEIMREIYGDRAAWVDYIRPGFTLSQQIGAAVRDNPGLEAVVMGKHGLVTWGDTSKESYETTLRIIGEAQAYLDAHADAQPFGGARVTGVTGDADALLAAVLPVLRGAMKGDRPVILSVDTSAPVMEFVNSNAAAELSQVGAACPDHLVHTKRVPLYLDWTPEQGQDALIAAAKAGVERFRAEYAAYFEENRGDGDVMFTPAPRVVLIPGLGMVTSGPDAMGAEVSRQLYMRAIQVMKSASSLGGFVSLSAAESYAIEYWPLELYKLSLKPAPRALEGHVALVTGAASGIGRAIASRLAADGAHVVIADLNADGGQTVADDLVKARGFRRATSTGMNVTEEAQVMAAYRHAILTYGGVDIAVNNAGIASSAPIEETSLEMWNRNQSILSTGYFLVAREAFKLMKSQGTGGGLVFIGSKNSVAAGKNAAAYSTAKAAELHLARCLAEEGGASGIRVNSVLPDGILAGSSIWDGKWRAERAATYGIEPDKLEEFYRARTTLKVNVLPEDIAEATYWLASPAAAKTTGGVITVDGGVPTAYVR; this comes from the coding sequence ATGACGACCACGCACCCGAAGACGACCATCGCCAACCGCTGGAACGACGCCGAGGCCCCCTCCGGGGACGGGCTGGCGTCGCTGACGTACCGCTCGAACCTGCTGGGCGCCGACCGGACACTCGTGAACATCTACGGCGGGAACACCAGCACCAAGAGCGTGGAGAAGGATCACCTGGGGCGCGACGTGACGGTGCTGTGGGTGAAAGGCTCCGGCAGCGATATCGCCAGCATCACGCCCGCAGGCTTCGCGGGCCTGAAGCTCGATGAGGTGCTGCCCCTGTTCGACCGCCCCGGCATGACCGACGAGGAGATGACCGCGTACCTCGACCGCACCGCCTTCGAGCCATCTCGCCCCCGCCAGAGCATCGAGACGCTGCTGCACGCCTTCGTGCCCGCCAGGCACGTGGACCACACGCACCCGGACGCGATCATCGCGGTCGCGTGCACGCCGCGCGGGCCGGAGATCATGCGCGAGATCTACGGCGACCGGGCCGCGTGGGTGGACTACATCCGCCCCGGCTTCACCCTGAGCCAGCAGATCGGCGCGGCCGTGCGCGACAACCCGGGCCTGGAGGCCGTCGTGATGGGCAAGCACGGCCTGGTCACGTGGGGCGACACGTCGAAGGAAAGTTACGAGACGACCCTGCGGATCATCGGGGAGGCGCAGGCGTACCTGGACGCGCACGCCGACGCTCAGCCCTTCGGCGGGGCGCGGGTGACGGGCGTGACCGGGGACGCCGACGCGCTGCTGGCCGCGGTGCTGCCGGTGCTGCGCGGCGCGATGAAGGGCGACCGGCCCGTGATCCTGAGCGTGGACACCAGCGCGCCCGTGATGGAGTTCGTGAACTCGAACGCCGCGGCCGAACTGTCGCAGGTGGGCGCGGCGTGCCCGGATCACCTCGTGCACACCAAGCGGGTGCCGCTGTACCTCGACTGGACGCCGGAGCAGGGCCAGGACGCCCTGATCGCGGCAGCAAAGGCGGGTGTGGAGCGCTTCAGGGCCGAGTACGCCGCGTACTTCGAGGAGAACAGGGGAGACGGCGACGTGATGTTCACGCCCGCGCCGCGCGTCGTGCTGATCCCCGGCCTGGGCATGGTGACCAGCGGCCCGGACGCCATGGGCGCCGAGGTCTCGCGGCAGCTGTACATGCGCGCCATCCAGGTCATGAAGTCCGCCAGCAGCCTGGGCGGCTTCGTGAGCCTGTCGGCTGCCGAGAGTTACGCCATCGAGTACTGGCCGCTGGAACTGTACAAACTGAGCCTGAAGCCCGCTCCGAGGGCGCTGGAGGGGCACGTGGCGCTCGTCACGGGCGCGGCGAGCGGCATCGGCCGGGCCATCGCATCTCGGCTCGCGGCGGACGGCGCGCACGTCGTGATCGCCGACCTGAACGCGGACGGCGGGCAGACCGTCGCCGATGACCTCGTGAAGGCGAGGGGCTTCCGGCGCGCGACGAGCACCGGCATGAACGTCACCGAGGAAGCGCAGGTCATGGCCGCGTACCGGCACGCCATCCTCACGTACGGCGGGGTGGACATCGCCGTGAACAACGCGGGCATCGCGTCCAGCGCGCCCATCGAGGAGACGAGCCTGGAAATGTGGAACCGCAACCAGAGCATCCTCTCGACCGGGTACTTCCTGGTGGCGCGCGAGGCCTTCAAGCTCATGAAATCGCAGGGCACCGGGGGAGGGCTGGTGTTCATCGGCAGCAAGAACTCCGTCGCCGCCGGGAAGAACGCCGCGGCGTACAGCACCGCGAAGGCCGCCGAACTGCACCTCGCCCGCTGTCTCGCCGAGGAGGGCGGCGCGTCCGGCATCCGCGTGAACTCCGTGCTGCCGGACGGCATCCTGGCGGGCAGCTCGATCTGGGACGGCAAGTGGCGCGCCGAGCGGGCCGCGACCTACGGCATCGAGCCGGACAAGCTGGAGGAGTTCTACCGCGCCCGCACGACCCTGAAGGTCAACGTGCTGCCCGAGGACATCGCCGAGGCGACGTACTGGCTGGCCTCGCCCGCTGCGGCGAAGACGACGGGCGGCGTGATCACCGTGGACGGCGGCGTGCCCACCGCGTATGTCCGCTGA